The genomic stretch CTCTGGGCCGCCGCCTCACTGCACGTCAGCGCGAGCAGACAAGCCGCCGAGGCGAGGACGAGCGCGAGACGATTCGCTGGTGTCCGCATGAGTGGGCCTCCTCGCGCGCCATTTCACCGCGACGGCGTCAGAGGACCATGCGAACGACCGTGAAAAGCGCGTCAACGGTTGCTGCGCCTGGAGACGGTGGTCTAGACTGTCCGTCGCGTGAGGGCGTCTCAAGCACCTAGGCTCTCGCTCAGCCTCCTCGGAGGCTTTCGGGCCCGGCTGGGCCCCGATCGCCCTCTCAGCCTGTCCAACAAGGCTCAGGCGCTGCTCGCGTACCTCGCGGCGGACCCTGGCCGCCGCCATCCCCGCGACAAGCTCGCGACGCTCTTGTGGTCTGGTACGAGTGACGAGCAAGCCCGCCAGAGCTTGCGACAGGCTCTGGCCACCCTGCGCCGTGCGCTCGCGCCCCAGGCGATCCTGATCGCGGAGCACGGAGAGGTGGCGCTCGAGGGGCAGGCCCTCGATGTGGACGTCGTGAGATTCGAGGCCCTGGTGGGAGACGGCTCGACGGGCGCCCTCGCGGAGGCCGCGGCCCTCTACGAAGGCGATCTCCTCGAAGGCATCCGTGTGAAGGAGCCGCCGTTCGAGGAATGGCTTCTCGCGCAGCGGGAGCGTCTGCGTGAGCTGGCCGTCGAGGCCCTCGCGAGGCTGCTCGCGGACCAGACGGATCGGAGACCGGCCGCGCCGGCCATCCGGACTGCGATGCGGATCCTGGCGCTCGACCCTGCGCGGGAATCGGTCCATCGGGACCTGATGCGGCTCTTCGAGCGCCAGGGGCGACGGGGCGACGCGCTCAGACAGTACCGGCTGTGCGTGGATGCGCTGCAACGAGAGCTCGGGCTGGAGCCGGGACCGGAGACCAGGCAGCTCTACCGGGACATCGTTCGATCCGCTCAGCCACATGCCGCTCCGAGCACCACCGAGCCTGACAAGGCCCCGCCGGGGCAGCCCGGGCGGGCCGTCCAGCGCGAGCCGATCACGCTCATGGGACGCGACGCCGAGATGGCCCGCCTGCACGGGGCCCTCACCGCGCTCGGACGCGGAGAGGGCCGGCTGGTGGTCCTCCTCGGGGAAGCCGGCATCGGAAAGACCAGCCTGCTCGAAGCGCTCGAGGCCGAGGCGCACCGGCAGGGCGTCCGCTGCCATCCGGGGCGCTCCTACCTGAGCGAGCAGGTCCTCTCCTTCGCTCCGTGGATCGACGCGCTTCGCGCCGGCGAGCGGCTCGATGATCCGCGGCTCGTGGCGCGCCTGGGCCCGGCATGGACGGCGGAGCTGGCGCGCCTCATGCCGGAGTTCAAGCGTGGTACGCCGGATCGCGCGGGAGAGGGAGCTCAGCGGCTCTTCGAGGCGGTGACCCACCTGCTCTCGTGTCTGGCGGTCGAGCACCCCCGGCTCATCATGCTGGAGGATCTGCACTGGGCTGACGAGATGAGCCTGCGCCTCCTGGCCTTCGTCGCCCGACGGATGCGGAGCGCCCGCGTGCTCCTCGTGGTGACGGCACGCGAAGAGGAGGTGACGGGCACACCGGCCGCCGCGGTCCTGGCCGAGCTCGCCGAAGATCCGCGCGTCGAGCGCCTGACCCTCTCGCCGCTCTCGGGTCAGGAGACGGCCACGCTGGTGAAGTCGCTGGCCCGGGCCGGCACCTCCACGGACACGGTGGCCCGGCTCGCCGAGCAGATCTTCACCACCAGTGAGGGCAACCCGTTCATCGTGGTGGAGACGATGCGGGCCCTCGCCGACGGCACGGTGGCGCAGACCCCCACCGGGCCTGCCCTGCCCGTTCGGGTCAGAGAGGTGATCGCCGGCCGGCTCGAGCGGCTCGGCGAGCGAAGCCGCGGCGTCCTGGCGGTCGCGTCGGTGATCGGCCGCGAGTTCGATTTCGCCTTGCTGCAGGGCGCGAGCGGGCTCGATGAGGTCGAGGCGGCCGAGGAGGTGGAGCGGCTGGTCCGTCGCCGTCTGCTTCGCGTCGTCGGGGAGCGCTTCGACTTCGTTCACGAGCGCGTTCGAGAGGTCGTGCACGGACAGCTCCTGCCGCCGCGGCGCGTGCTGCTCCACGCCGCCGTGGCCCGGGCGCTCGAGCGACTGCCCGCCCTCCGACCGGACGAACACGTGGAGCGCCTGGCGCATCACACGTTCCGGGGCGAGCTCTGGGACGAGGCCGTGGTTTACGGCCAACGCGCCGGCGCCGTCGCGGCCGAACGCTCGGCCTCGGCCCAGGCCGGCGCGTGCTTCGACCAGGCGCTCGAGGCGCTGACCCGCCTGCCGGAGAGCCGTGCGACGCTCGAGCAGGCCATCGAGCTGCGCGGCTTCCGTATCGCGCACCACTTCGCCCTCGGAGAGCGTGACGCCGTCTTGCGGTGCGTACAGGAGGCGGCACTCCACGCCGAGCGCCTGGGAAATCCTCTGTACCTCGCGAGGGTCGCCACGCTGCGGGCCAATGCCCTCTGGTACGCGGGCGACATTCTTCGCGCGCTCGAAGCGGGCACCCGGGCCCTCGCCCTGGCGGAGGCGACCGGCGATGCGCCAACACTGATCCACGCGAATCTCAACCTTGGAATGATCTCCGGCAGCGTCGGCGACCATCAGCGGGCCACCGGCCTCCTCGCCAGAGCCACTCGACTGCTGGGAGGTGACCTGGAACGCGAGCGGATGGGTCGAACGCTCTACCCGTCGGTGAATACGCGTGGCGAGCTCGCTCGATCCCAGGCAGAGCTCGGCGACTTCGAGGCGGCGTCGGCCACCATCGCCGAAGCCCTCCGGATTGCGGAGGCGATCCGACACACCAGCACCCTCAATGTCCTGCGTCTCGATGGCTGCCACGTGTTGCTGTGCCGAGGCGACTTCGTCGAGGCGATGCCCGGGCTGGAGACGTGCCTCGAGTACTTTCGCGCGGCCGGCTTGCCCGCCTGGTCCTGCGCGGCGAGAGCCATGCTCGGATACGCGCAGGCCAAGACGGGACGGCCCGGAACTGGGATTGCCCTCCTGCGAGAGGCGCTCGAGGAGCTCGCGCGCGGACGTCGGACGCGGGAGGTGGTCTTCCTGGGCTACCTCAGCGAGGCGCACGTGCTGGCCCGCGAGCCGGATGCGGCGATCGAGCTGGCCGAGCGGGCGCTGGCGTTGTCCCGAGCACGGCACGAGCGGGCCGCCGAGGCGCGCCTGATCTTCCTGCGCGGCCAGATCCATGCGCAGGCGGTCGAGCGCGACGAGCGCACGTGCGAGCGTCACTACCACGTGGCGCTGGCCCTCGCCACTGAGCTGGGTCTCCGGCCCCTCGTCGCGGAGTGCCGGCTCGGGCTAGGCACGCTCTGGCGAGCGAGTGATCCCGGACGGGCCCGGGAGCATCTGGCCGCTGCGGGAGCGATGTTCCAGCAGATGGGGATGCGCTTCACGGAATGAGAGCGCCGCCCTCGGCGCGAGGCAAGTCAGGACGGAGTGCGTCGGGCGCTATGCGTCATTGATGTGGGGCAGAGGCTGGGTGTAGGTTTAGGCCCGGCTCTCGGAGGCGCACTCATGCGGTGGAGGAGGAGCTCAATGCTGAGACTGGGCTCGTCGATTCTCGGTGTTCTCGCGCTAGCCCTTGTCCTGGTCCCTGGCAAGGCGTCCGCGCAGGCGGTGCCCGGTCGCACCGCTCGGACCGTCGTCACGTTCGACTTCGC from Candidatus Methylomirabilota bacterium encodes the following:
- a CDS encoding AAA family ATPase: MRASQAPRLSLSLLGGFRARLGPDRPLSLSNKAQALLAYLAADPGRRHPRDKLATLLWSGTSDEQARQSLRQALATLRRALAPQAILIAEHGEVALEGQALDVDVVRFEALVGDGSTGALAEAAALYEGDLLEGIRVKEPPFEEWLLAQRERLRELAVEALARLLADQTDRRPAAPAIRTAMRILALDPARESVHRDLMRLFERQGRRGDALRQYRLCVDALQRELGLEPGPETRQLYRDIVRSAQPHAAPSTTEPDKAPPGQPGRAVQREPITLMGRDAEMARLHGALTALGRGEGRLVVLLGEAGIGKTSLLEALEAEAHRQGVRCHPGRSYLSEQVLSFAPWIDALRAGERLDDPRLVARLGPAWTAELARLMPEFKRGTPDRAGEGAQRLFEAVTHLLSCLAVEHPRLIMLEDLHWADEMSLRLLAFVARRMRSARVLLVVTAREEEVTGTPAAAVLAELAEDPRVERLTLSPLSGQETATLVKSLARAGTSTDTVARLAEQIFTTSEGNPFIVVETMRALADGTVAQTPTGPALPVRVREVIAGRLERLGERSRGVLAVASVIGREFDFALLQGASGLDEVEAAEEVERLVRRRLLRVVGERFDFVHERVREVVHGQLLPPRRVLLHAAVARALERLPALRPDEHVERLAHHTFRGELWDEAVVYGQRAGAVAAERSASAQAGACFDQALEALTRLPESRATLEQAIELRGFRIAHHFALGERDAVLRCVQEAALHAERLGNPLYLARVATLRANALWYAGDILRALEAGTRALALAEATGDAPTLIHANLNLGMISGSVGDHQRATGLLARATRLLGGDLERERMGRTLYPSVNTRGELARSQAELGDFEAASATIAEALRIAEAIRHTSTLNVLRLDGCHVLLCRGDFVEAMPGLETCLEYFRAAGLPAWSCAARAMLGYAQAKTGRPGTGIALLREALEELARGRRTREVVFLGYLSEAHVLAREPDAAIELAERALALSRARHERAAEARLIFLRGQIHAQAVERDERTCERHYHVALALATELGLRPLVAECRLGLGTLWRASDPGRAREHLAAAGAMFQQMGMRFTE